One segment of Schistocerca cancellata isolate TAMUIC-IGC-003103 chromosome 2, iqSchCanc2.1, whole genome shotgun sequence DNA contains the following:
- the LOC126161781 gene encoding transcription elongation factor S-II isoform X1, whose translation MSVEEEVLRIQKTLNKMTSGDGTGQEQALDLLKVLQKLPVNLEVLTKTRIGMTVNALRKSSTDEEVISLSKTLIKNWKKFLSGSSTPNSKDSGNSSKKTKEKDEKPKETENKEKEKEKKPVPTTFPPVSSNTTDAVRLKCRELLAVAIRGDGEIPEGCATPEELAEELEEAVFHEFRNTDMRYKNRIRSRVANLKDVKNPGLRMNFLVGVISANKLAVMTAEEMASDEMKSLRNKFLKESINDAQLATVQGTKTDLLKCGKCKKRNCTYNQVQTRSADEPMTTFVMCNECGNRWKFC comes from the exons ATGAGTGTGGAAGAAGAAGTTTTGAGAATTCAAAAGACACTTAATAAAATGACTTCTGGAGATGGCACT GGTCAGGAGCAAGCTTTAGACTTACTAAAAGTCTTACAGAAATTGCCAGTGAACTTGGAGGTTTTGACAAAGACAAGGATTGGTATGACTGTTAATGCCCTCCGAAAGTCTAGTACAGATGAGGAAGTGATAAGTCTTTCAAAGACTTTGATAAAAAACTGGAAGAAGTTTCTTTCAG GATCCAGTACACCAAACAGTAAAGATTCGGGAAACAGttccaaaaagacaaaagagaaagatGAGAAACCTAAGGAGactgaaaacaaggaaaaagaaaaggagaagaagCCTGTTCCAACGACATTCCCTCCTGTGTCTTCAAATACAACTGATGCAGTTCGTCTAAAGTGTCGGGAATTGCTCGCTGTGGCAATTAGAGGGGATGGTG aaatacCTGAGGGGTGTGCAACTCCAGAAGAACTCGCCGAGGAACTAGAAGAAGCAGTCTTTCACGAGTTTCGCAACACTGATATGCGATATAAAAACAGAATACGTAGCAGGGTTGCAAATCTAAAAGATGTAAAAAATCCTGGCCTCAGGATGAATTTCCTTGTGGGGGTCATATCTGCCAATAAATTAGCTGTAATGACAGCAGAG GAAATGGCAAGTGATGAGATGAAGAGCTTAAGGAACAAGTTCTTGAAGGAGTCTATCAATGATGCCCAGCTGGCTACTGTCCAGGGAACAAAGACAGACTTGTTGAAATGTGGCAAGTGCAAGAAAAGGAATTGTACATATAACCAG GTTCAGACAAGGAGTGCTGATGAACCTATGACAACATTTGTGATGTGTAATGAATgtggaaacaggtggaaattttgtTAA
- the LOC126161781 gene encoding transcription elongation factor S-II isoform X2, which yields MTVNALRKSSTDEEVISLSKTLIKNWKKFLSGSSTPNSKDSGNSSKKTKEKDEKPKETENKEKEKEKKPVPTTFPPVSSNTTDAVRLKCRELLAVAIRGDGEIPEGCATPEELAEELEEAVFHEFRNTDMRYKNRIRSRVANLKDVKNPGLRMNFLVGVISANKLAVMTAEEMASDEMKSLRNKFLKESINDAQLATVQGTKTDLLKCGKCKKRNCTYNQVQTRSADEPMTTFVMCNECGNRWKFC from the exons ATGACTGTTAATGCCCTCCGAAAGTCTAGTACAGATGAGGAAGTGATAAGTCTTTCAAAGACTTTGATAAAAAACTGGAAGAAGTTTCTTTCAG GATCCAGTACACCAAACAGTAAAGATTCGGGAAACAGttccaaaaagacaaaagagaaagatGAGAAACCTAAGGAGactgaaaacaaggaaaaagaaaaggagaagaagCCTGTTCCAACGACATTCCCTCCTGTGTCTTCAAATACAACTGATGCAGTTCGTCTAAAGTGTCGGGAATTGCTCGCTGTGGCAATTAGAGGGGATGGTG aaatacCTGAGGGGTGTGCAACTCCAGAAGAACTCGCCGAGGAACTAGAAGAAGCAGTCTTTCACGAGTTTCGCAACACTGATATGCGATATAAAAACAGAATACGTAGCAGGGTTGCAAATCTAAAAGATGTAAAAAATCCTGGCCTCAGGATGAATTTCCTTGTGGGGGTCATATCTGCCAATAAATTAGCTGTAATGACAGCAGAG GAAATGGCAAGTGATGAGATGAAGAGCTTAAGGAACAAGTTCTTGAAGGAGTCTATCAATGATGCCCAGCTGGCTACTGTCCAGGGAACAAAGACAGACTTGTTGAAATGTGGCAAGTGCAAGAAAAGGAATTGTACATATAACCAG GTTCAGACAAGGAGTGCTGATGAACCTATGACAACATTTGTGATGTGTAATGAATgtggaaacaggtggaaattttgtTAA